In Myxococcus guangdongensis, one genomic interval encodes:
- a CDS encoding TetR/AcrR family transcriptional regulator, which translates to MSRASSRPPSPPAFRTLTEIRARRRGPGLTADDWADAALWSLVDGVDALSVERLARALGVTKGSLYWHFEGREALLRAALARWEQLATGDVIRRLEQLPTPRERLSQLLSVTFEPGPVGRIEVAIAAAAANPLIQPVLARVSRRRIDYVVALYREMGLSSREARSWALQAYSTYVGLLHLAIASPDTLRSARERADYLQHLSRALMPP; encoded by the coding sequence ATGAGCCGCGCTTCTTCACGCCCGCCGAGTCCCCCTGCCTTCCGGACGCTCACGGAGATTCGCGCCCGCCGTCGAGGGCCGGGGCTGACGGCCGATGACTGGGCCGACGCGGCGCTGTGGAGTCTCGTCGACGGCGTGGACGCGCTGTCGGTCGAGCGACTGGCGCGCGCGCTGGGTGTGACGAAGGGGAGCCTCTACTGGCACTTCGAGGGGCGGGAGGCGCTGCTCCGGGCCGCGCTCGCACGGTGGGAGCAGCTGGCGACGGGAGACGTCATCCGCCGGTTGGAGCAGCTCCCGACGCCGCGCGAGCGGCTGAGCCAATTGCTCTCGGTGACGTTCGAGCCAGGGCCCGTGGGGCGCATCGAGGTGGCCATCGCCGCGGCGGCCGCGAACCCGCTCATCCAGCCCGTGCTCGCCCGCGTGTCGCGTCGGCGCATCGACTACGTCGTGGCCCTGTACCGGGAGATGGGGCTGTCCTCGCGCGAGGCCCGCTCCTGGGCGCTCCAGGCCTACTCCACCTACGTGGGGTTGCTGCACTTGGCCATCGCGAGCCCGGACACCCTGCGCTCGGCCCGCGAGCGCGCCGACTACCTCCAGCACCTCTCCCGGGCCTTGATGCCGCCCTGA
- a CDS encoding DUF3858 domain-containing protein encodes MRTFRRGLTAFALVAGLTGCSHSPTTSVAPRVLESAAEKARSGTGEARTLAFAGFHAYLMEGDAAVAQQRFDAAVAKDPADPYALMGQHLLARRAGRPDRALVAALEVVTRAPTHPLALIGARFALDTVGTAPPLDDAILAAAQKALASGASGETAYLLRGARLSVAVTRGDTKTRDAVLKELGGVSEATLVGPFSPFHVLSWDEAWPTGQGGSLAGPFTGAFGALPTRKLLAPDGRLDLGGEPSEGDVYLMAFDAEVPEAATYVARSVSAASHQVVVDGAPVLERAAWTQATSTVAGRAVKLSAGKHRIIVRQLKGGTSGVLSFSLLREDGQPANVRFTAATGAAPATWGSAPSVAEAKGVYPTAKDFKDVLAGEAGELLSTFLAARDGLMRDADGARRLMAGVEATTPALLSLRAEVAATDRTVPAKVARGRATRDLEALLSKDTGNVAALLLRADLFMDDGQAASALETLKTASEAVQPPGFPLFLMRARAALTLDVDALAEESLATALQLQPQLCEALGLQYNLARRRDAVERSNTLVEAQQDCPGVAARRADHARTRGDLEAAAREYAQLLARDPTSVSAGTSLSSLYVGLRRHDDAIAVLEKLAVTWPRNTELLKRMADVREYSGKSAEALALREKALALEGDDLALRRAVERAKTGKELLQEFAIDGQEALRSYDAEPVTGGAAVFVLDAAAVRVYPDGSIVNRIHTIQKALEQSGVQEIAEVNVPRGAQVLALRTLKADGRVLEPENIEGKDTVSLPGVQVGDSVQVEYLLAESPRGPAQPGFTASAFYFQIANQPNAWTTYTVAAPKGTGMKVDAHAMKAPQPTVRGDEEVFHYEARRVPPFIPEPDAPPSGNEYLPFVMVGAGATGNDSLARVYGDAFQERWARTAEVVRFTREATQGKEGLEAVKALHAAVMQRFSGRDNGLGQSAASTVAQDRGSRLTVLKAGLEELGIPSRVAAVRTFNVDPAEYLFPNDSLLPYAALRVEVPGSAPVWVDTSVRYGPFGELPEFAMGELTAYLLPEPGKKLEVVKTPATRQSTGKQVRLTLSLDADGKLSGKGEETYTGFEAAQLAEAFNQLSAESRNQALQGAVARYFGGAALSSVTLDHQDQVGAPFVLRYEFTVPRFGRLEGDRRMALGPLTFPAQLGRRYVQLSSRRTPLYIDNTEASSTQVTLSLPSGWRLPDPQPTLDVKNPFGHFTRTEKQEGATLTITESLRLPRARVAPRQYEQFSGFTGDVDLIQTREMFLVKQ; translated from the coding sequence ATGCGCACCTTCCGCCGCGGCCTGACCGCGTTCGCACTCGTCGCCGGCCTCACGGGCTGCTCCCACTCCCCCACCACCAGTGTCGCGCCGCGCGTGCTGGAGAGCGCCGCGGAGAAAGCGCGCTCCGGCACGGGCGAGGCGCGCACGCTCGCCTTCGCCGGCTTCCACGCGTACCTGATGGAAGGTGACGCCGCGGTGGCGCAGCAGCGCTTCGACGCGGCCGTGGCGAAGGACCCGGCGGACCCGTACGCGCTCATGGGGCAGCACCTGCTCGCGCGCCGCGCGGGGCGGCCGGACCGGGCGCTCGTGGCCGCGCTGGAGGTGGTGACGCGCGCCCCCACGCACCCCCTGGCGCTCATCGGCGCGCGCTTCGCGCTGGACACCGTGGGCACCGCGCCCCCCCTGGATGACGCCATCCTGGCGGCGGCGCAGAAGGCGCTCGCCTCGGGCGCCTCGGGTGAGACGGCGTACCTCTTGCGCGGCGCGCGGCTGTCGGTCGCGGTGACGCGCGGGGACACGAAGACGCGCGACGCGGTGCTGAAGGAGCTGGGCGGCGTGTCCGAGGCGACGCTCGTGGGGCCCTTCTCCCCCTTCCATGTCCTGTCGTGGGACGAGGCGTGGCCCACCGGCCAGGGCGGCTCGCTCGCGGGGCCCTTCACCGGCGCCTTCGGGGCGCTGCCCACGCGCAAGCTGCTGGCGCCGGACGGCCGGTTGGACCTGGGCGGTGAGCCGAGCGAGGGCGACGTGTACCTCATGGCCTTCGACGCGGAGGTGCCGGAGGCGGCGACCTACGTGGCGCGCTCGGTGAGCGCCGCCTCGCACCAGGTGGTGGTGGACGGCGCGCCGGTGTTGGAGCGCGCCGCGTGGACGCAGGCCACCTCCACCGTCGCCGGCCGCGCGGTGAAGCTGTCCGCGGGCAAGCACCGCATCATCGTGCGCCAGCTCAAGGGTGGCACCTCCGGCGTGCTGTCGTTCTCCCTGCTGCGCGAGGACGGCCAGCCCGCCAACGTGCGCTTCACCGCGGCCACCGGCGCCGCGCCCGCGACGTGGGGCAGCGCGCCCTCGGTGGCCGAGGCGAAGGGCGTGTACCCCACCGCGAAGGACTTCAAGGACGTGCTCGCGGGCGAGGCGGGGGAGCTGCTCTCCACGTTCCTCGCGGCGCGCGACGGCCTGATGCGCGACGCGGACGGCGCCCGGCGGCTGATGGCGGGCGTGGAGGCGACGACGCCCGCGCTCCTGTCGCTGCGCGCGGAGGTGGCCGCGACGGACCGGACGGTGCCCGCCAAGGTGGCGCGCGGCCGGGCCACGCGGGACCTGGAGGCGCTCTTGTCCAAGGACACGGGCAACGTGGCCGCGCTGCTCTTGCGCGCGGACCTGTTCATGGACGACGGACAGGCGGCGAGCGCGCTGGAGACCTTGAAGACGGCGAGCGAGGCGGTGCAGCCCCCGGGCTTCCCGCTGTTCCTGATGCGCGCGCGCGCGGCGCTCACGCTGGACGTGGACGCGCTGGCGGAGGAGTCGCTGGCCACCGCGCTGCAGCTCCAGCCGCAGCTGTGTGAAGCGCTGGGGCTCCAGTACAACCTGGCGCGGCGGCGCGACGCGGTGGAGCGCTCCAACACGCTGGTGGAGGCGCAGCAGGACTGCCCCGGCGTCGCGGCGCGGCGCGCGGACCATGCGCGCACGCGCGGGGACCTGGAGGCCGCCGCGCGCGAGTACGCGCAGCTGCTCGCGCGGGACCCCACGAGCGTGAGCGCGGGCACGTCGCTGTCGAGCCTCTACGTGGGCCTGCGTCGCCACGACGACGCCATCGCCGTGCTGGAGAAGCTGGCGGTGACGTGGCCGCGCAACACGGAGCTGCTCAAGCGCATGGCGGACGTGCGCGAGTACTCGGGCAAGAGCGCCGAGGCGCTCGCGCTGCGCGAGAAGGCGCTGGCGCTGGAGGGAGACGACCTGGCGCTGCGCCGCGCGGTGGAGCGCGCGAAGACGGGCAAGGAGCTGCTGCAGGAGTTCGCCATCGACGGGCAGGAGGCGCTGCGCTCCTACGACGCGGAGCCCGTCACCGGCGGGGCGGCGGTGTTCGTCCTGGATGCCGCGGCGGTGCGCGTGTACCCGGACGGCAGCATCGTCAACCGCATCCACACCATCCAGAAGGCGCTGGAGCAGTCGGGCGTGCAGGAAATCGCGGAGGTCAACGTGCCCCGCGGCGCCCAGGTGCTGGCGCTGCGCACGCTGAAGGCGGACGGGCGCGTGCTCGAGCCGGAGAACATCGAGGGCAAGGACACGGTGAGCCTGCCCGGCGTGCAGGTGGGTGACAGCGTGCAGGTGGAGTACCTGCTGGCGGAGAGCCCTCGCGGCCCCGCGCAGCCGGGCTTCACCGCGTCCGCGTTCTACTTCCAGATCGCCAACCAGCCCAACGCGTGGACCACGTACACGGTGGCCGCGCCCAAGGGCACGGGCATGAAGGTGGACGCGCACGCGATGAAGGCGCCCCAGCCCACGGTGAGGGGCGACGAGGAGGTCTTCCACTACGAGGCGCGCCGCGTGCCGCCGTTCATCCCCGAGCCGGACGCGCCGCCCTCCGGCAACGAGTACCTGCCCTTCGTCATGGTGGGCGCGGGCGCCACGGGCAACGACAGCCTGGCGCGCGTCTACGGCGACGCCTTCCAGGAGCGCTGGGCGCGCACCGCGGAGGTCGTCCGCTTCACCCGCGAGGCCACCCAGGGCAAGGAGGGCCTGGAGGCGGTCAAGGCGCTGCACGCGGCGGTGATGCAGCGCTTCTCCGGGCGGGACAACGGGCTGGGCCAGTCCGCGGCGTCCACGGTGGCGCAGGACCGGGGCAGCCGGCTGACGGTGCTGAAGGCGGGCCTGGAGGAGCTGGGCATCCCCTCGCGCGTGGCGGCGGTGCGCACCTTCAACGTGGACCCGGCCGAGTACCTGTTCCCCAACGACAGCCTGCTGCCCTACGCGGCGCTGCGCGTGGAGGTGCCGGGGAGCGCGCCGGTGTGGGTGGACACGTCGGTGCGCTACGGGCCCTTCGGTGAGCTGCCGGAGTTCGCCATGGGCGAGCTGACGGCGTACCTGCTGCCGGAGCCGGGCAAGAAGCTGGAGGTGGTGAAGACGCCCGCGACCCGGCAGTCCACGGGCAAGCAGGTGCGCCTGACGCTGTCGCTCGACGCCGACGGCAAGCTGAGCGGCAAGGGCGAGGAGACGTACACGGGCTTCGAGGCGGCGCAGCTGGCGGAGGCCTTCAACCAGCTGTCGGCGGAGAGCCGCAACCAGGCGCTCCAGGGCGCGGTGGCGCGCTACTTCGGCGGCGCGGCGCTCTCCAGCGTCACGCTGGACCACCAGGACCAGGTGGGCGCGCCCTTCGTGCTGCGCTACGAGTTCACCGTGCCGCGCTTCGGACGGCTGGAGGGCGACAGGCGCATGGCGCTGGGGCCCCTCACCTTCCCCGCGCAGCTGGGCCGCCGCTACGTGCAGCTGAGCAGCCGCCGCACGCCGCTCTACATCGACAACACCGAGGCCAGCAGCACGCAGGTGACGCTGTCCTTGCCCTCGGGCTGGAGGCTGCCGGACCCGCAGCCCACGCTCGACGTGAAGAACCCCTTCGGCCACTTCACCCGCACCGAGAAGCAGGAGGGCGCGACGCTCACCATCACCGAGTCGCTGCGGCTGCCCCGCGCGCGCGTCGCGCCCCGTCAGTACGAGCAGTTCTCCGGCTTCACCGGCGACGTGGACCTCATCCAGACGCGGGAGATGTTCCTGGTGAAGCAGTAG
- a CDS encoding PQQ-dependent sugar dehydrogenase: MTPGSCRFAVLLSLFLVAPACAPEPASDESPAPEGLGTSSAAITLPPSYTDAQVTAIARPTALAFTPDGRLLITTQTGQLRVFSGGVLLATPALNLSAVLCTNSERGLLGVAVDPDFATTGHIFLYYTFNKFNTCTTNIANVAVNRVSRFTLPSTNVVSPSSEVVLLDNIPSTGGNHNGGDLHFGPDGLLYISVGDGGCQLGDPSRCAGQNTTARRLDVLLGKMLRIRKDGTAPTDNPWYATAGSRRCGNPAGVPTGTGPCQENYATGLRNPFRFAFQPGTSTFFINDVGQSVWEEIDEGIKGADYGWNTREGHCANNSTTDCGAPPAGMTNPIFDYKRGTNPTGSPFQNCNSITGGAFAPPGAWANADDNAYFFSDYICGKVFKLVRGTGGAVTVDAFATGLGSGSAVTLRFGPSGTRQALYYTTYAGGGEVRRIEFTGTRTVTP; this comes from the coding sequence ATGACACCTGGGTCCTGTCGTTTCGCGGTGTTGCTGTCCCTGTTCCTCGTGGCCCCGGCCTGCGCGCCGGAGCCCGCGTCGGATGAGTCCCCGGCCCCGGAGGGCCTGGGGACCTCCAGCGCGGCCATCACCCTGCCCCCGTCGTACACGGACGCACAGGTGACGGCCATCGCCCGTCCCACGGCGCTCGCCTTCACGCCGGATGGGCGGCTGCTCATCACCACGCAGACGGGCCAGCTGCGCGTCTTCAGCGGGGGCGTGCTGCTGGCGACGCCGGCGCTGAACCTCTCCGCGGTGCTGTGCACCAACTCGGAGCGCGGCCTGTTGGGCGTGGCGGTGGACCCGGACTTCGCCACCACCGGGCACATCTTCCTCTATTACACGTTCAACAAGTTCAACACGTGCACGACGAACATCGCCAACGTGGCGGTGAACCGGGTCTCGCGCTTCACGCTGCCGAGCACGAACGTGGTGAGCCCGTCGAGCGAGGTGGTGCTGCTCGACAACATCCCCTCCACGGGTGGCAATCACAACGGCGGTGATTTGCACTTCGGTCCGGATGGGCTGCTCTACATCAGCGTGGGAGACGGCGGCTGTCAGCTCGGGGACCCGAGCCGCTGCGCGGGGCAGAACACCACGGCGCGCAGGCTGGACGTGCTGCTCGGGAAGATGCTGCGCATCCGCAAGGACGGCACCGCGCCCACGGACAACCCCTGGTACGCGACGGCGGGCAGCCGGCGCTGTGGCAATCCCGCGGGCGTGCCGACGGGCACGGGGCCCTGCCAGGAGAACTACGCCACGGGCCTGCGCAACCCGTTCCGCTTCGCCTTCCAGCCGGGCACCAGCACGTTCTTCATCAACGACGTGGGCCAGAGCGTGTGGGAGGAGATTGACGAGGGCATCAAGGGCGCGGACTACGGCTGGAACACGCGCGAGGGGCACTGCGCGAACAACTCCACCACCGACTGCGGCGCGCCTCCGGCGGGGATGACGAACCCGATTTTCGATTACAAGCGCGGCACCAACCCCACGGGCTCGCCGTTCCAGAACTGCAACTCCATCACGGGAGGGGCGTTCGCGCCGCCTGGAGCGTGGGCGAACGCGGACGACAACGCGTACTTCTTCAGTGATTACATCTGCGGGAAGGTGTTCAAGCTGGTGCGCGGCACGGGCGGCGCGGTGACGGTGGATGCGTTCGCCACGGGCCTGGGCTCCGGCTCCGCGGTGACGCTGCGCTTCGGTCCGTCGGGTACGCGCCAGGCGCTCTACTACACGACGTACGCCGGAGGCGGAGAGGTGCGCCGCATCGAGTTCACCGGCACGCGCACCGTGACGCCGTAA
- a CDS encoding serine/threonine protein kinase: MSSIDPTAISRPRSPDLISGYRLEKLVGTGGMGEVHKATQLSLGRTVAVKLLNAELAKDPSFIARFQKEAAALAALSHPHVVSIVDKGKTDATYYLVMEFVDGPSLRELIRQSQFDMMGALRRMLEICRAIEYAHGRGVIHRDLKPENILLDQQAGGIAKVSDFGLASFLDDASPSSRYALTSTHVSMGTLSYMAPEQRVDAKNADARADIFSLGVILYEWLTGEVPLGTFDPPSQRKPGLDARLDGIVTKCLKPDPEDRYPSVAALIADLELLVPGSLPSMLPVKQTRVQRFKAGVRKVVRTTMQAAAVVMVLAASFVLGTAFYLSGERRAATAPGATLMAYLGEPRIQPVPGREESNPERRRLTLGEGLAEQSLVVAGRPVTLEDKTLVFPWQDDEQGVGRVRVDVTRRDGDSLSLTAQLLTEAPPLTFERRLRDMFSLYQPSPPPTASMLLLGSTGRYVALVHNGVGEPLRLEWALGERRGAMLGIESPKGGPVNVELAVDAEGRLEAFLGTGKDRRALFEPLVLGPGWVEQFGDAPFPGFGCIEGTCRVAGITYVLKQSPPGGTTAPVPPPPTPAPPKVAAAVPAKAVVPKKAPPPPPKKQPVKPAPKNGKRR; encoded by the coding sequence ATGTCCTCCATCGACCCGACGGCGATCAGCCGGCCTCGTTCCCCGGACCTCATCAGCGGCTACCGCCTCGAAAAGCTCGTGGGCACCGGAGGCATGGGCGAGGTCCACAAGGCCACCCAGCTGTCGCTCGGCCGCACGGTGGCGGTGAAGCTGCTCAACGCGGAGCTGGCGAAGGACCCGTCCTTCATCGCGCGCTTCCAGAAGGAGGCCGCGGCGCTCGCCGCGCTGAGCCATCCCCACGTCGTCTCCATCGTCGACAAGGGGAAGACGGACGCCACCTACTACCTGGTGATGGAGTTCGTGGACGGCCCGTCGCTGCGCGAGCTGATCCGCCAGTCCCAGTTCGACATGATGGGCGCGCTCAGGCGCATGCTCGAAATCTGTCGGGCCATCGAGTACGCGCACGGCCGCGGCGTCATCCACCGGGACCTGAAGCCGGAGAACATCCTGCTGGACCAGCAGGCCGGCGGCATCGCCAAGGTGTCGGACTTCGGGCTCGCCTCGTTCCTGGATGACGCCAGCCCCTCGTCGCGCTACGCGCTGACGTCCACGCACGTGTCCATGGGCACGCTGTCGTACATGGCGCCCGAGCAGCGCGTGGACGCCAAGAACGCGGACGCGCGCGCGGACATCTTCTCCCTGGGCGTCATCCTCTACGAGTGGCTCACCGGCGAGGTGCCGCTGGGCACGTTCGACCCGCCCTCGCAGCGCAAGCCCGGGCTGGACGCGCGCCTGGACGGCATCGTCACCAAGTGCCTCAAGCCGGACCCGGAGGACCGCTACCCGTCGGTGGCGGCGCTCATCGCGGACCTGGAGCTCCTGGTCCCCGGCAGCCTGCCGTCGATGCTGCCGGTGAAGCAGACGCGGGTGCAGCGCTTCAAGGCGGGCGTGCGCAAGGTGGTGCGCACCACCATGCAGGCCGCCGCGGTGGTGATGGTGCTGGCGGCGAGCTTCGTGCTGGGCACGGCCTTCTACCTGAGCGGCGAGCGCCGCGCGGCCACCGCCCCGGGCGCCACCCTCATGGCGTACCTGGGCGAGCCGCGAATCCAGCCGGTGCCCGGGCGCGAGGAGTCCAACCCCGAGCGGCGCAGGCTCACCCTGGGCGAGGGCCTGGCGGAGCAGAGCCTGGTGGTGGCCGGGCGCCCCGTCACGCTCGAGGACAAGACGCTCGTCTTCCCCTGGCAGGACGACGAGCAGGGCGTGGGCCGGGTGCGCGTGGACGTCACGCGCCGGGACGGCGACAGCCTCAGCCTCACCGCCCAGCTGCTCACGGAGGCGCCCCCGCTCACCTTCGAGCGCCGCCTGCGCGACATGTTCAGCCTCTATCAGCCCTCGCCCCCGCCCACCGCGTCCATGCTGCTGCTCGGCAGCACGGGCCGCTACGTGGCGTTGGTGCACAACGGCGTGGGCGAACCCCTGCGGCTGGAGTGGGCGCTCGGCGAGCGCCGGGGCGCCATGCTCGGCATCGAGTCCCCCAAGGGCGGCCCGGTGAACGTGGAGCTGGCGGTGGACGCGGAAGGGCGGCTGGAGGCGTTCCTGGGCACGGGCAAGGACCGCCGCGCGCTCTTCGAGCCGCTGGTGCTGGGCCCAGGCTGGGTGGAGCAGTTCGGCGACGCGCCCTTCCCCGGCTTCGGCTGCATCGAGGGCACCTGCCGCGTGGCGGGCATCACCTACGTGCTCAAGCAGTCGCCGCCCGGAGGGACGACGGCGCCGGTGCCCCCGCCCCCCACCCCGGCCCCGCCCAAGGTGGCCGCGGCGGTGCCCGCCAAGGCCGTGGTGCCGAAGAAGGCGCCTCCCCCGCCCCCCAAGAAGCAGCCCGTCAAGCCGGCGCCCAAGAACGGCAAGCGCCGCTAG